The stretch of DNA GGATCCATGGTTTTCATCCATGTTACCGGAGTTCGAGTCTCCGTGGGGTCACCATTTTTAACTTGTAACAACTCAATATAATGTGGCCCCATCGTCTAGCGGTTAGGATCCATGGTTTTCATCCATGTTACCGGAGTTCGAGTCTCCGTGGGGTCACCATCTATTCACACTATTATCTTCAATTTTATGCAAATCCTGTTCTCATACAAATTACATAGAGCCTTGATATCTCTCTAGACCTCTTACATCATCAAAAGCATTCAGGGTTTTCTTATTTTTAGCTTCTAAGAAGAGGGTTTCAAACGCGTCATCCTGTACAGGTTCTGAGAAATAATACCCCTGTAAAATATCGCATTTTTGATCTACAATGAACTTGCGCTGCTCTTCGTTCTCAATCCCCTCTGCAACGATCTTCAACTTGAGATTTTTAGCTATCGTAAAGATCGTTTCAACAAAGCATTTATCTTCCTCATCTTCAAGATGGTGTAATTCAGAGATGAATGACTTGTCGATCTTGATCTCATTGATAGGTAACTGTCGAAGATAACTTAAAGAGGAGTACCCTGTTCCAAAGTCATCCATTGAAAAACGAATACCGTAATTTTGAAGGACCTTCATGTTTCTGATCAGTTTTGTGATATCTTCTGCAACAGAGGTCTCTGTGATCTCAAAGATGATCTTTGACCGTTGTGCCTTGGTAAGATAGGTGTCACAAAGATATTTCACATCATTGATAAATTGATAATGAAAGAGTTGCCTCATACTGACGTTAATAGACATTTGTTCTAACACAATACCCTTTTCATCCCACTTTTTAAATGTGATAAAGGCCTCTTTTAATATATAGTATCCCAACTCTATGATGAATCCTGTTTTTTCAGAGATTGGTATAAACTCAGTCGGGCTCACCTCTCCCAACGTTTCATTATCCCAGCGGGAAAGCACTTCACAACCGATAATTTCATTCTCAGGGCTGTACTGTGGCTGGTAGGTCAATGTTATTTCATTCCTTTGAAGTGAGAAATGTAACAAGCGTTCTATTTCAAGTTTCCATTCGACATGTTTTGCAAGTGTATCATTGAAGAAGATAATGCCATTCCTTCCCTTTCCTTTAGCCTCATACATGGCGATATCCGCTTCTTTGATAAAATTACTGGCTTCCATTTTGGGATCACTGATAATACTCACACCGATACTGGCACTGATGTATAAAGAATGCTCTTCAATATGGTAACTTTCTCTGATCGATGTCAGTAACTCCTCGGAAAACTGAGATGCATTATGAAGACACTCCTGTTCCGTTGCAAATGAAGCACTGAGAATACAAAACTCATCTCCGCCCAGACGGGATACAAAATTTTGATGCTTTTTACTAAGCACGCGCATACGGTCTGCTGCTTGACAAAGCAACACATCCCCGATATCATGGCCCAAAGTATCATTAATGGTCTTAAAATGATCAAGATCGATCAATAACAGATAAATATGCTGATGATCATGTTTTTGGCTTTTCATGGCGTCATTAAGCAGTTCGATAAAATAGCGTCTATTCCCCAGTGTCGTTAAAGCATCATGATAGGCCTGGAATTGACTTTTAATAAGATAATTAAAGGTATTGTGCGCAGCATAGAGCAAAACACCACCTAAAACGATGGTAAAAAATGCCAATAGATAACTATAGAACTCACTTACAAAGATAAAATAGAGGGTCAAAGGCAGCATAAGCGTGACCAAAGTAAACACAGCCAGCTTTTTTTGTGAGGCCAAAATGGTCGCAGAGACAACAGTAACCCCCAATTGTGTTGCTATGGCCACATAATGTAACTCTATATCACTACGTGATGTATATATCAGAAACATAATCGTCCAAACAGAGAAATAACTGAATAAAAAGTATCTCAGTTGCCCAAGCCACTGTTCTTTTTGTTGCATATTAAGATCATTCTCTAAAAAGCTCCTATGTAATCTATATCCCCAAAAAGAGAGTAACAGTACAAAACAAAACCATAAAAGTTCAGGAAACAAAGAAGAAGAATAGAGCCATCCGATATAAAGATAGCCTATACCGGTACCGGCAAATAATGCGATCACCACAAGTATCTGTTTGTGCATAAAATCATAAAAGTGCATATTGTCGAGCATAGCATACCTTGAAATCGTTCTGTATGAGTTTTTATACTGATTGT from Sulfurovum xiamenensis encodes:
- a CDS encoding EAL domain-containing protein, which codes for MLDNMHFYDFMHKQILVVIALFAGTGIGYLYIGWLYSSSLFPELLWFCFVLLLSFWGYRLHRSFLENDLNMQQKEQWLGQLRYFLFSYFSVWTIMFLIYTSRSDIELHYVAIATQLGVTVVSATILASQKKLAVFTLVTLMLPLTLYFIFVSEFYSYLLAFFTIVLGGVLLYAAHNTFNYLIKSQFQAYHDALTTLGNRRYFIELLNDAMKSQKHDHQHIYLLLIDLDHFKTINDTLGHDIGDVLLCQAADRMRVLSKKHQNFVSRLGGDEFCILSASFATEQECLHNASQFSEELLTSIRESYHIEEHSLYISASIGVSIISDPKMEASNFIKEADIAMYEAKGKGRNGIIFFNDTLAKHVEWKLEIERLLHFSLQRNEITLTYQPQYSPENEIIGCEVLSRWDNETLGEVSPTEFIPISEKTGFIIELGYYILKEAFITFKKWDEKGIVLEQMSINVSMRQLFHYQFINDVKYLCDTYLTKAQRSKIIFEITETSVAEDITKLIRNMKVLQNYGIRFSMDDFGTGYSSLSYLRQLPINEIKIDKSFISELHHLEDEEDKCFVETIFTIAKNLKLKIVAEGIENEEQRKFIVDQKCDILQGYYFSEPVQDDAFETLFLEAKNKKTLNAFDDVRGLERYQGSM